From the genome of Carassius gibelio isolate Cgi1373 ecotype wild population from Czech Republic chromosome B10, carGib1.2-hapl.c, whole genome shotgun sequence, one region includes:
- the picalma gene encoding phosphatidylinositol binding clathrin assembly protein a isoform X13: MSGQSITDRITAAQHSVTGSAVSKTVCKATTHEVMGPKKKHLECLIHCTNEMNVNIPQLADTLFERTTNTSWVVVFKSLITTHHIMVYGNERFVQYLASRNTLFNLSNFLDKSGLQGYDMSTFIRRYSRYLNEKAVSYRQVAFDFTKVKRGADGVMRTMNTEKLLKTIPIIQNQMDALLDFNVNANELTNGVINAAFMLLFKDAIRLFAAYNEGIINLLEKYFDMKKAQCKEGLDIYKKFLTRMTRISEFLKVAEQVGIDRGDIPDLSQAPSSLLDALEQHLASLEGKKVKDSTAASRASTLSNAVSSLANTGISFTKVDEREKQAALEEEQARLKALKEQRLKELSKKPSTSSTTAASPVSTETGTISSTPAIDLFSTPSSFNNSTPKVPSDLLDLQPAFQHSLPLSTGLPLANTWGGFAAPPAAQPPSSTGLNVDFDSVFGNKSAAHNTDSTGGILKPTVTSPNQGLTPCVQQQGKLVSDDLDSSLANLVGNLGIGNGTAKNDIHWSQPGEKKLTGGTNWQPKMAPTTTWNPATMNGMLFPQYAPSVMAFPATTPTGMMGYAMPPQMGSMTMMTQPTMMYTQPVMRPANPFGPVSGAQLSTASSPSSSSPLRAPGQDPFAQLSLKDFL; encoded by the exons GTCTGATCCACTGCACCAATGAGATGAATGTGAACATCCCTCAGCTGGCCGACACGCTGTTCGAGCGCACCACCAACACCAGCTGGGTGGTCGTTTTCAAATCCCTCATCACCACACACCACATTATGGTCTACGGCAATGAG AGATTTGTACAATATCTGGCCTCCAGGAACACATTATTCAACCTCAGTAATTTTTTGGACAAAAGCGGGTTACAAG GGTATGACATGTCCACCTTCATTCGGAGGTACAGCCGCTACCTGAACGAAAAGGCAGTCTCATACAGACAAGTGGCTTTCGACTTCACAAAAGTAAAAAGAGG GGCGGATGGCGTAATGAGAACTATGAACACAGAGAAGCTCTTAAAGACCATCCCTATCATCCAAAACCAGATGGATGCACTCCTCGACTTCAAC GTAAACGCTAATGAGCTCACAAACGGGGTCATTAATGCTGCATTCATGCTTCTGTTTAAAGACGCCATCCGTCTGTTCGCGGCCTACAATGAAGGGATCATCAACTTGCTTG AGAAGTACTTTGACATGAAGAAAGCCCAGTGTAAAGAAGGCCTGGACATCTATAAGAAATTCCTCACTCGAATGACGAGAATCTCAGAATTTCTCAAAGTGGCGGAG CAAGTGGGAATCGACCGAGGGGACATTCCAGACCTATCACAG GCCCCCAGTAGCCTTCTGGATGCCCTTGAGCAGCATTTGGCTTCATTAGAGGGGAAAAAGGTCAAAGACTCCACGGCTGCCAGCAG AGCCAGTACGCTGTCCAATGCGGTGTCCTCTTTGGCCAACACGGGTATCTCTTTCACCAAAGTCGATGAGAGGGAAAAGCAGGCAGCTCTGGAGGAGGAGCAGGCTCGATTAAAAGCACTTAAG GAGCAGCGTCTGAAGGAACTGTCCAAGAAGCCCTCCACATCTTCCACGACTGCAGCGTCTCCCGTATCAACAGAGACGGGAACCATCAGTTCCACCCCAGCCATTGACCTGTTCTCCACACCCAGTAGCTTCAATAACAG TACTCCGAAGGTGCCGAGCGATCTTTTGGACCTGCAGCCCGCGTTCCAGCACTCCCTGCCTCTCTCCACCGGCCTGCCTTTAGCCAACACATGGGGAG GGTTCGCTGCACCTCCCGCCGCCCAGCCTCCCAGTTCGACGGGCCTTAATGTTGACTTTGACTCTGTATTCGGCAATAAATCGGCCGCCCACAACACGGACTCGACTG GTGGCATCCTGAAACCCACAGTGACCTCTCCCAACCAGGGCCTGACGCCCTGCGTCCAACAGCAAGGCAAATTGGTTTCCGATGACTTGGATTCCTCCCTCGCCAACCTTGTGGGAA ATCTCGGTATTGGAAATGGAACAGCAAAGAA TGACATTCATTGGAGTCAACCCGGTGAGAAGAAGTTGACTGGAGGAACCAACTGGCAACCAAAGATGGCTCCGACCACAACATGGAACCCTGCCACCATG AATGGCATGCTTTTCCCACAATAC GCTCCTTCTGTCATGGCCTTCCCTGCCACGACACCCACAGGAATGATGGGATACGCAATG CCCCCTCAAATGGGCTCCATGACTATGATGACCCAGCCCACCATGATGTACACTCAGCCTGTGATGCGGCCAGCCAATCCCTTCGGCCCAGTCTCAGGGGCACAG CTCTCTACAGCCTCTAGTCCTTCCAGTTCAAGTCCTCTCAGAGCTCCGGGACAGGACCCTTTTGCACAGCTGTCTCTGAAGGATTTCCTTTAG
- the picalma gene encoding phosphatidylinositol binding clathrin assembly protein a isoform X16: MSGQSITDRITAAQHSVTGSAVSKTVCKATTHEVMGPKKKHLECLIHCTNEMNVNIPQLADTLFERTTNTSWVVVFKSLITTHHIMVYGNERFVQYLASRNTLFNLSNFLDKSGLQGYDMSTFIRRYSRYLNEKAVSYRQVAFDFTKVKRGADGVMRTMNTEKLLKTIPIIQNQMDALLDFNVNANELTNGVINAAFMLLFKDAIRLFAAYNEGIINLLEKYFDMKKAQCKEGLDIYKKFLTRMTRISEFLKVAEQVGIDRGDIPDLSQAPSSLLDALEQHLASLEGKKVKDSTAASRASTLSNAVSSLANTGISFTKVDEREKQAALEEEQARLKALKEQRLKELSKKPSTSSTTAASPVSTETGTISSTPAIDLFSTPSSFNNSTPKVPSDLLDLQPAFQHSLPLSTGLPLANTWGGFAAPPAAQPPSSTGLNVDFDSVFGNKSAAHNTDSTDDILGGILKPTVTSPNQGLTPCVQQQGKLVSDDLDSSLANLVGNLGIGNGTAKNDIHWSQPGEKKLTGGTNWQPKMAPTTTWNPATMAPSVMAFPATTPTGMMGYAMPPQMGSMTMMTQPTMMYTQPVMRPANPFGPVSGAQLSTASSPSSSSPLRAPGQDPFAQLSLKDFL; encoded by the exons GTCTGATCCACTGCACCAATGAGATGAATGTGAACATCCCTCAGCTGGCCGACACGCTGTTCGAGCGCACCACCAACACCAGCTGGGTGGTCGTTTTCAAATCCCTCATCACCACACACCACATTATGGTCTACGGCAATGAG AGATTTGTACAATATCTGGCCTCCAGGAACACATTATTCAACCTCAGTAATTTTTTGGACAAAAGCGGGTTACAAG GGTATGACATGTCCACCTTCATTCGGAGGTACAGCCGCTACCTGAACGAAAAGGCAGTCTCATACAGACAAGTGGCTTTCGACTTCACAAAAGTAAAAAGAGG GGCGGATGGCGTAATGAGAACTATGAACACAGAGAAGCTCTTAAAGACCATCCCTATCATCCAAAACCAGATGGATGCACTCCTCGACTTCAAC GTAAACGCTAATGAGCTCACAAACGGGGTCATTAATGCTGCATTCATGCTTCTGTTTAAAGACGCCATCCGTCTGTTCGCGGCCTACAATGAAGGGATCATCAACTTGCTTG AGAAGTACTTTGACATGAAGAAAGCCCAGTGTAAAGAAGGCCTGGACATCTATAAGAAATTCCTCACTCGAATGACGAGAATCTCAGAATTTCTCAAAGTGGCGGAG CAAGTGGGAATCGACCGAGGGGACATTCCAGACCTATCACAG GCCCCCAGTAGCCTTCTGGATGCCCTTGAGCAGCATTTGGCTTCATTAGAGGGGAAAAAGGTCAAAGACTCCACGGCTGCCAGCAG AGCCAGTACGCTGTCCAATGCGGTGTCCTCTTTGGCCAACACGGGTATCTCTTTCACCAAAGTCGATGAGAGGGAAAAGCAGGCAGCTCTGGAGGAGGAGCAGGCTCGATTAAAAGCACTTAAG GAGCAGCGTCTGAAGGAACTGTCCAAGAAGCCCTCCACATCTTCCACGACTGCAGCGTCTCCCGTATCAACAGAGACGGGAACCATCAGTTCCACCCCAGCCATTGACCTGTTCTCCACACCCAGTAGCTTCAATAACAG TACTCCGAAGGTGCCGAGCGATCTTTTGGACCTGCAGCCCGCGTTCCAGCACTCCCTGCCTCTCTCCACCGGCCTGCCTTTAGCCAACACATGGGGAG GGTTCGCTGCACCTCCCGCCGCCCAGCCTCCCAGTTCGACGGGCCTTAATGTTGACTTTGACTCTGTATTCGGCAATAAATCGGCCGCCCACAACACGGACTCGACTG ATGATATTTTAGGTGGCATCCTGAAACCCACAGTGACCTCTCCCAACCAGGGCCTGACGCCCTGCGTCCAACAGCAAGGCAAATTGGTTTCCGATGACTTGGATTCCTCCCTCGCCAACCTTGTGGGAA ATCTCGGTATTGGAAATGGAACAGCAAAGAA TGACATTCATTGGAGTCAACCCGGTGAGAAGAAGTTGACTGGAGGAACCAACTGGCAACCAAAGATGGCTCCGACCACAACATGGAACCCTGCCACCATG GCTCCTTCTGTCATGGCCTTCCCTGCCACGACACCCACAGGAATGATGGGATACGCAATG CCCCCTCAAATGGGCTCCATGACTATGATGACCCAGCCCACCATGATGTACACTCAGCCTGTGATGCGGCCAGCCAATCCCTTCGGCCCAGTCTCAGGGGCACAG CTCTCTACAGCCTCTAGTCCTTCCAGTTCAAGTCCTCTCAGAGCTCCGGGACAGGACCCTTTTGCACAGCTGTCTCTGAAGGATTTCCTTTAG
- the picalma gene encoding phosphatidylinositol binding clathrin assembly protein a isoform X12 has product MSGQSITDRITAAQHSVTGSAVSKTVCKATTHEVMGPKKKHLECLIHCTNEMNVNIPQLADTLFERTTNTSWVVVFKSLITTHHIMVYGNERFVQYLASRNTLFNLSNFLDKSGLQGYDMSTFIRRYSRYLNEKAVSYRQVAFDFTKVKRGADGVMRTMNTEKLLKTIPIIQNQMDALLDFNVNANELTNGVINAAFMLLFKDAIRLFAAYNEGIINLLEKYFDMKKAQCKEGLDIYKKFLTRMTRISEFLKVAEQVGIDRGDIPDLSQAPSSLLDALEQHLASLEGKKVKDSTAASRASTLSNAVSSLANTGISFTKVDEREKQAALEEEQARLKALKEQRLKELSKKPSTSSTTAASPVSTETGTISSTPAIDLFSTPSSFNNSTPKVPSDLLDLQPAFQHSLPLSTGLPLANTWGGFAAPPAAQPPSSTGLNVDFDSVFGNKSAAHNTDSTDDILGGILKPTVTSPNQGLTPCVQQQGKLVSDDLDSSLANLVGNLGIGNGTAKNDIHWSQPGEKKLTGGTNWQPKMAPTTTWNPATMNGMLFPQYAPSVMAFPATTPTGMMGYAMPPQMGSMTMMTQPTMMYTQPVMRPANPFGPVSGAQLSTASSPSSSSPLRAPGQDPFAQLSLKDFL; this is encoded by the exons GTCTGATCCACTGCACCAATGAGATGAATGTGAACATCCCTCAGCTGGCCGACACGCTGTTCGAGCGCACCACCAACACCAGCTGGGTGGTCGTTTTCAAATCCCTCATCACCACACACCACATTATGGTCTACGGCAATGAG AGATTTGTACAATATCTGGCCTCCAGGAACACATTATTCAACCTCAGTAATTTTTTGGACAAAAGCGGGTTACAAG GGTATGACATGTCCACCTTCATTCGGAGGTACAGCCGCTACCTGAACGAAAAGGCAGTCTCATACAGACAAGTGGCTTTCGACTTCACAAAAGTAAAAAGAGG GGCGGATGGCGTAATGAGAACTATGAACACAGAGAAGCTCTTAAAGACCATCCCTATCATCCAAAACCAGATGGATGCACTCCTCGACTTCAAC GTAAACGCTAATGAGCTCACAAACGGGGTCATTAATGCTGCATTCATGCTTCTGTTTAAAGACGCCATCCGTCTGTTCGCGGCCTACAATGAAGGGATCATCAACTTGCTTG AGAAGTACTTTGACATGAAGAAAGCCCAGTGTAAAGAAGGCCTGGACATCTATAAGAAATTCCTCACTCGAATGACGAGAATCTCAGAATTTCTCAAAGTGGCGGAG CAAGTGGGAATCGACCGAGGGGACATTCCAGACCTATCACAG GCCCCCAGTAGCCTTCTGGATGCCCTTGAGCAGCATTTGGCTTCATTAGAGGGGAAAAAGGTCAAAGACTCCACGGCTGCCAGCAG AGCCAGTACGCTGTCCAATGCGGTGTCCTCTTTGGCCAACACGGGTATCTCTTTCACCAAAGTCGATGAGAGGGAAAAGCAGGCAGCTCTGGAGGAGGAGCAGGCTCGATTAAAAGCACTTAAG GAGCAGCGTCTGAAGGAACTGTCCAAGAAGCCCTCCACATCTTCCACGACTGCAGCGTCTCCCGTATCAACAGAGACGGGAACCATCAGTTCCACCCCAGCCATTGACCTGTTCTCCACACCCAGTAGCTTCAATAACAG TACTCCGAAGGTGCCGAGCGATCTTTTGGACCTGCAGCCCGCGTTCCAGCACTCCCTGCCTCTCTCCACCGGCCTGCCTTTAGCCAACACATGGGGAG GGTTCGCTGCACCTCCCGCCGCCCAGCCTCCCAGTTCGACGGGCCTTAATGTTGACTTTGACTCTGTATTCGGCAATAAATCGGCCGCCCACAACACGGACTCGACTG ATGATATTTTAGGTGGCATCCTGAAACCCACAGTGACCTCTCCCAACCAGGGCCTGACGCCCTGCGTCCAACAGCAAGGCAAATTGGTTTCCGATGACTTGGATTCCTCCCTCGCCAACCTTGTGGGAA ATCTCGGTATTGGAAATGGAACAGCAAAGAA TGACATTCATTGGAGTCAACCCGGTGAGAAGAAGTTGACTGGAGGAACCAACTGGCAACCAAAGATGGCTCCGACCACAACATGGAACCCTGCCACCATG AATGGCATGCTTTTCCCACAATAC GCTCCTTCTGTCATGGCCTTCCCTGCCACGACACCCACAGGAATGATGGGATACGCAATG CCCCCTCAAATGGGCTCCATGACTATGATGACCCAGCCCACCATGATGTACACTCAGCCTGTGATGCGGCCAGCCAATCCCTTCGGCCCAGTCTCAGGGGCACAG CTCTCTACAGCCTCTAGTCCTTCCAGTTCAAGTCCTCTCAGAGCTCCGGGACAGGACCCTTTTGCACAGCTGTCTCTGAAGGATTTCCTTTAG
- the picalma gene encoding phosphatidylinositol binding clathrin assembly protein a isoform X3, with the protein MSGQSITDRITAAQHSVTGSAVSKTVCKATTHEVMGPKKKHLECLIHCTNEMNVNIPQLADTLFERTTNTSWVVVFKSLITTHHIMVYGNERFVQYLASRNTLFNLSNFLDKSGLQGYDMSTFIRRYSRYLNEKAVSYRQVAFDFTKVKRGADGVMRTMNTEKLLKTIPIIQNQMDALLDFNVNANELTNGVINAAFMLLFKDAIRLFAAYNEGIINLLEKYFDMKKAQCKEGLDIYKKFLTRMTRISEFLKVAEQVGIDRGDIPDLSQAPSSLLDALEQHLASLEGKKVKDSTAASRASTLSNAVSSLANTGISFTKVDEREKQAALEEEQARLKALKEQRLKELSKKPSTSSTTAASPVSTETGTISSTPAIDLFSTPSSFNNSTPKVPSDLLDLQPAFQHSLPLSTGLPLANTWGDPFTSTEAVDDSIPNLNPFLTNPVVDPVHLPVVSSDAVSFSSRTPSHEMFGDNYNPFIDSSCSVASPVEPSARMGCFLSDSFCSPAAYPNTPLFHSEPSAVAGLFGGFAAPPAAQPPSSTGLNVDFDSVFGNKSAAHNTDSTGGILKPTVTSPNQGLTPCVQQQGKLVSDDLDSSLANLVGNLGIGNGTAKNDIHWSQPGEKKLTGGTNWQPKMAPTTTWNPATMNGMLFPQYAPSVMAFPATTPTGMMGYAMPPQMGSMTMMTQPTMMYTQPVMRPANPFGPVSGAQLSTASSPSSSSPLRAPGQDPFAQLSLKDFL; encoded by the exons GTCTGATCCACTGCACCAATGAGATGAATGTGAACATCCCTCAGCTGGCCGACACGCTGTTCGAGCGCACCACCAACACCAGCTGGGTGGTCGTTTTCAAATCCCTCATCACCACACACCACATTATGGTCTACGGCAATGAG AGATTTGTACAATATCTGGCCTCCAGGAACACATTATTCAACCTCAGTAATTTTTTGGACAAAAGCGGGTTACAAG GGTATGACATGTCCACCTTCATTCGGAGGTACAGCCGCTACCTGAACGAAAAGGCAGTCTCATACAGACAAGTGGCTTTCGACTTCACAAAAGTAAAAAGAGG GGCGGATGGCGTAATGAGAACTATGAACACAGAGAAGCTCTTAAAGACCATCCCTATCATCCAAAACCAGATGGATGCACTCCTCGACTTCAAC GTAAACGCTAATGAGCTCACAAACGGGGTCATTAATGCTGCATTCATGCTTCTGTTTAAAGACGCCATCCGTCTGTTCGCGGCCTACAATGAAGGGATCATCAACTTGCTTG AGAAGTACTTTGACATGAAGAAAGCCCAGTGTAAAGAAGGCCTGGACATCTATAAGAAATTCCTCACTCGAATGACGAGAATCTCAGAATTTCTCAAAGTGGCGGAG CAAGTGGGAATCGACCGAGGGGACATTCCAGACCTATCACAG GCCCCCAGTAGCCTTCTGGATGCCCTTGAGCAGCATTTGGCTTCATTAGAGGGGAAAAAGGTCAAAGACTCCACGGCTGCCAGCAG AGCCAGTACGCTGTCCAATGCGGTGTCCTCTTTGGCCAACACGGGTATCTCTTTCACCAAAGTCGATGAGAGGGAAAAGCAGGCAGCTCTGGAGGAGGAGCAGGCTCGATTAAAAGCACTTAAG GAGCAGCGTCTGAAGGAACTGTCCAAGAAGCCCTCCACATCTTCCACGACTGCAGCGTCTCCCGTATCAACAGAGACGGGAACCATCAGTTCCACCCCAGCCATTGACCTGTTCTCCACACCCAGTAGCTTCAATAACAG TACTCCGAAGGTGCCGAGCGATCTTTTGGACCTGCAGCCCGCGTTCCAGCACTCCCTGCCTCTCTCCACCGGCCTGCCTTTAGCCAACACATGGGGAG ATCCTTTCACGTCTACAGAGGCTGTTGACGACTCCATTCCAAACTTAAATCCTTTCCTTACAAATCCAGTTGTTGATCCTGTCCATCTGCCTGTTGTGTCTTCAGATGCTGTTAGTTTTTCCTCTAGGACACCCAGTCATGAAATGTTCGGTG ATAATTACAATCCCTTTATTGATTCGAGCTGTTCCGTTGCATCACCCGTCGAGCCCTCTGCTCGGATGGGCTGCTTCCTCTCAG ACTCGTTCTGTTCTCCGGCTGCCTACCCTAACACTCCTCTCTTCCACTCTGAGCCCTCCGCTGTAGCTGGACTATTCGGAG GGTTCGCTGCACCTCCCGCCGCCCAGCCTCCCAGTTCGACGGGCCTTAATGTTGACTTTGACTCTGTATTCGGCAATAAATCGGCCGCCCACAACACGGACTCGACTG GTGGCATCCTGAAACCCACAGTGACCTCTCCCAACCAGGGCCTGACGCCCTGCGTCCAACAGCAAGGCAAATTGGTTTCCGATGACTTGGATTCCTCCCTCGCCAACCTTGTGGGAA ATCTCGGTATTGGAAATGGAACAGCAAAGAA TGACATTCATTGGAGTCAACCCGGTGAGAAGAAGTTGACTGGAGGAACCAACTGGCAACCAAAGATGGCTCCGACCACAACATGGAACCCTGCCACCATG AATGGCATGCTTTTCCCACAATAC GCTCCTTCTGTCATGGCCTTCCCTGCCACGACACCCACAGGAATGATGGGATACGCAATG CCCCCTCAAATGGGCTCCATGACTATGATGACCCAGCCCACCATGATGTACACTCAGCCTGTGATGCGGCCAGCCAATCCCTTCGGCCCAGTCTCAGGGGCACAG CTCTCTACAGCCTCTAGTCCTTCCAGTTCAAGTCCTCTCAGAGCTCCGGGACAGGACCCTTTTGCACAGCTGTCTCTGAAGGATTTCCTTTAG
- the picalma gene encoding phosphatidylinositol binding clathrin assembly protein a isoform X1: MSGQSITDRITAAQHSVTGSAVSKTVCKATTHEVMGPKKKHLECLIHCTNEMNVNIPQLADTLFERTTNTSWVVVFKSLITTHHIMVYGNERFVQYLASRNTLFNLSNFLDKSGLQGYDMSTFIRRYSRYLNEKAVSYRQVAFDFTKVKRGADGVMRTMNTEKLLKTIPIIQNQMDALLDFNVNANELTNGVINAAFMLLFKDAIRLFAAYNEGIINLLEKYFDMKKAQCKEGLDIYKKFLTRMTRISEFLKVAEQVGIDRGDIPDLSQAPSSLLDALEQHLASLEGKKVKDSTAASRASTLSNAVSSLANTGISFTKVDEREKQAALEEEQARLKALKEQRLKELSKKPSTSSTTAASPVSTETGTISSTPAIDLFSTPSSFNNSTPKVPSDLLDLQPAFQHSLPLSTGLPLANTWGDPFTSTEAVDDSIPNLNPFLTNPVVDPVHLPVVSSDAVSFSSRTPSHEMFGDNYNPFIDSSCSVASPVEPSARMGCFLSDSFCSPAAYPNTPLFHSEPSAVAGLFGGFAAPPAAQPPSSTGLNVDFDSVFGNKSAAHNTDSTDDILGGILKPTVTSPNQGLTPCVQQQGKLVSDDLDSSLANLVGNLGIGNGTAKNDIHWSQPGEKKLTGGTNWQPKMAPTTTWNPATMNGMLFPQYAPSVMAFPATTPTGMMGYAMPPQMGSMTMMTQPTMMYTQPVMRPANPFGPVSGAQLSTASSPSSSSPLRAPGQDPFAQLSLKDFL; the protein is encoded by the exons GTCTGATCCACTGCACCAATGAGATGAATGTGAACATCCCTCAGCTGGCCGACACGCTGTTCGAGCGCACCACCAACACCAGCTGGGTGGTCGTTTTCAAATCCCTCATCACCACACACCACATTATGGTCTACGGCAATGAG AGATTTGTACAATATCTGGCCTCCAGGAACACATTATTCAACCTCAGTAATTTTTTGGACAAAAGCGGGTTACAAG GGTATGACATGTCCACCTTCATTCGGAGGTACAGCCGCTACCTGAACGAAAAGGCAGTCTCATACAGACAAGTGGCTTTCGACTTCACAAAAGTAAAAAGAGG GGCGGATGGCGTAATGAGAACTATGAACACAGAGAAGCTCTTAAAGACCATCCCTATCATCCAAAACCAGATGGATGCACTCCTCGACTTCAAC GTAAACGCTAATGAGCTCACAAACGGGGTCATTAATGCTGCATTCATGCTTCTGTTTAAAGACGCCATCCGTCTGTTCGCGGCCTACAATGAAGGGATCATCAACTTGCTTG AGAAGTACTTTGACATGAAGAAAGCCCAGTGTAAAGAAGGCCTGGACATCTATAAGAAATTCCTCACTCGAATGACGAGAATCTCAGAATTTCTCAAAGTGGCGGAG CAAGTGGGAATCGACCGAGGGGACATTCCAGACCTATCACAG GCCCCCAGTAGCCTTCTGGATGCCCTTGAGCAGCATTTGGCTTCATTAGAGGGGAAAAAGGTCAAAGACTCCACGGCTGCCAGCAG AGCCAGTACGCTGTCCAATGCGGTGTCCTCTTTGGCCAACACGGGTATCTCTTTCACCAAAGTCGATGAGAGGGAAAAGCAGGCAGCTCTGGAGGAGGAGCAGGCTCGATTAAAAGCACTTAAG GAGCAGCGTCTGAAGGAACTGTCCAAGAAGCCCTCCACATCTTCCACGACTGCAGCGTCTCCCGTATCAACAGAGACGGGAACCATCAGTTCCACCCCAGCCATTGACCTGTTCTCCACACCCAGTAGCTTCAATAACAG TACTCCGAAGGTGCCGAGCGATCTTTTGGACCTGCAGCCCGCGTTCCAGCACTCCCTGCCTCTCTCCACCGGCCTGCCTTTAGCCAACACATGGGGAG ATCCTTTCACGTCTACAGAGGCTGTTGACGACTCCATTCCAAACTTAAATCCTTTCCTTACAAATCCAGTTGTTGATCCTGTCCATCTGCCTGTTGTGTCTTCAGATGCTGTTAGTTTTTCCTCTAGGACACCCAGTCATGAAATGTTCGGTG ATAATTACAATCCCTTTATTGATTCGAGCTGTTCCGTTGCATCACCCGTCGAGCCCTCTGCTCGGATGGGCTGCTTCCTCTCAG ACTCGTTCTGTTCTCCGGCTGCCTACCCTAACACTCCTCTCTTCCACTCTGAGCCCTCCGCTGTAGCTGGACTATTCGGAG GGTTCGCTGCACCTCCCGCCGCCCAGCCTCCCAGTTCGACGGGCCTTAATGTTGACTTTGACTCTGTATTCGGCAATAAATCGGCCGCCCACAACACGGACTCGACTG ATGATATTTTAGGTGGCATCCTGAAACCCACAGTGACCTCTCCCAACCAGGGCCTGACGCCCTGCGTCCAACAGCAAGGCAAATTGGTTTCCGATGACTTGGATTCCTCCCTCGCCAACCTTGTGGGAA ATCTCGGTATTGGAAATGGAACAGCAAAGAA TGACATTCATTGGAGTCAACCCGGTGAGAAGAAGTTGACTGGAGGAACCAACTGGCAACCAAAGATGGCTCCGACCACAACATGGAACCCTGCCACCATG AATGGCATGCTTTTCCCACAATAC GCTCCTTCTGTCATGGCCTTCCCTGCCACGACACCCACAGGAATGATGGGATACGCAATG CCCCCTCAAATGGGCTCCATGACTATGATGACCCAGCCCACCATGATGTACACTCAGCCTGTGATGCGGCCAGCCAATCCCTTCGGCCCAGTCTCAGGGGCACAG CTCTCTACAGCCTCTAGTCCTTCCAGTTCAAGTCCTCTCAGAGCTCCGGGACAGGACCCTTTTGCACAGCTGTCTCTGAAGGATTTCCTTTAG